The region CCATAATTAGATCAGTTGTGCAAATATCTTAATAAAATAGTTGGCACTACAACGTTGTAGTGGATACTTTTCACATTTCTTTAGGCAGGCTCATTTATATTTGCTTAAACTAGAATCATGATTGAGGTAAGAGAAGCTACAAAAGAAGACTTTCCTAGAGTATTAGAACTCATTACTGAGCTGGCTATTTTTGAAAAAGAACCAGATGCTGTTGAGGTAACTGTAGAAGAACTGGAGCAAAACGGATTGGGAGAACAAGCCCTTTTTAAATGCTTTGTAGGATTATACGACGGTCATATAGAGGGTATCAGTTTGTGTTACCCTCGTTTTTCTACTTGGAAAGGCAAGACGATTCATTTAGAAGATCTTATTGTAACAGAAAAAATGAGAGGTAAAGGTTTAGGAAAAGCCCTCTACGACAAAGTCCTGCAATATGCTTATGATCATCGAGTGAAACGAGTAGAATGGGTAGTGCTGGACTGGAATACCAATGCAGTAGCGTTTTATGAACGTACAGGAGCTACTATGATTAAAGACTGGTATCTTGCACAAATGGATCAACAGTCTTTAGAAAAATATATAAAAGGATAGATGAAGATATATAAATTTGGTGGGGCATCAGTTAAAGACGCTGATGGAGTACGTAATGTGTTGCATGTATTGCAAGTTATGGGTGCTGAAGATTTAGGTGTCGTCATTTCTGCTATGGGAAAAACCACTAATGCCTTAGAAGATGTAATTTCCAGTTATCAAGATAATGATG is a window of Nonlabens sp. MB-3u-79 DNA encoding:
- a CDS encoding GNAT family N-acetyltransferase, with the protein product MIEVREATKEDFPRVLELITELAIFEKEPDAVEVTVEELEQNGLGEQALFKCFVGLYDGHIEGISLCYPRFSTWKGKTIHLEDLIVTEKMRGKGLGKALYDKVLQYAYDHRVKRVEWVVLDWNTNAVAFYERTGATMIKDWYLAQMDQQSLEKYIKG